The Candidatus Scalindua japonica genome has a segment encoding these proteins:
- a CDS encoding DUF6208 family protein: MESICLVWRLPLSVLSFFFYRIVRFCLQKVVRKEVRRRSSLGEPVHWLGLSEALKQPMGLVYIMVTGPRWNCSAVIGVLGGSLKVESSIDIQIEAANRSAKQWTLVIYNECHQTVAYVGSMNTAEGTEWQKVNLEEGLYSIGLRYYNCSHDVKFPAVRVDNIERVSCRSMNNEMQEYQTYLKQIENKRGFFYYCLHYYMFHMLRWNKFFSASLVTSEFLPVGNPETLFEYGCLTKGNSLHVDFEADVLDRAYIYLAYYNTCSFPVFWIRIDQTGYLSQTVPCDGYYLIRVVYKNEVESATSSKKIQCKVIQKI; this comes from the coding sequence TTGGAAAGTATTTGTCTCGTATGGCGATTACCGTTGTCTGTTTTATCATTTTTTTTCTATCGGATTGTCAGATTCTGCTTACAGAAAGTTGTAAGAAAAGAGGTCAGACGTCGGTCCAGCTTAGGTGAACCTGTACATTGGTTGGGATTGTCCGAAGCATTGAAACAACCTATGGGTCTGGTATACATCATGGTTACCGGACCACGATGGAACTGTAGTGCCGTTATCGGTGTTTTAGGCGGGTCGTTAAAGGTTGAGTCAAGTATTGATATACAAATAGAAGCTGCCAATCGGTCGGCAAAACAGTGGACGTTAGTTATTTACAATGAATGCCATCAGACTGTTGCTTATGTCGGTTCTATGAATACGGCAGAAGGAACAGAATGGCAGAAGGTAAATCTGGAAGAGGGCCTGTATAGTATTGGTTTACGTTATTATAATTGCAGTCATGATGTAAAATTTCCAGCGGTCAGAGTGGACAATATTGAAAGAGTTTCTTGCCGTTCAATGAATAATGAAATGCAAGAGTACCAGACATATTTAAAACAAATAGAAAACAAACGTGGTTTTTTTTATTACTGTCTGCACTATTACATGTTCCACATGCTAAGATGGAACAAGTTTTTTTCGGCCTCTCTTGTTACGAGCGAATTTTTACCAGTTGGAAACCCTGAGACGTTATTTGAATACGGTTGTCTGACAAAAGGGAACTCTCTCCATGTAGATTTTGAGGCAGATGTATTAGATAGAGCATATATCTACCTCGCTTATTATAATACATGCAGTTTTCCGGTATTTTGGATTAGGATTGATCAAACAGGTTATCTGAGTCAAACTGTTCCTTGTGATGGATATTACTTAATAAGAGTGGTCTACAAAAATGAGGTTGAATCCGCCACCTCTTCAAAAAAAATTCAGTGTAAAGTTATACAGAAAATCTGA